A stretch of the Vitis riparia cultivar Riparia Gloire de Montpellier isolate 1030 chromosome 13, EGFV_Vit.rip_1.0, whole genome shotgun sequence genome encodes the following:
- the LOC117928302 gene encoding putative disease resistance RPP13-like protein 1: MEVVGEVVLSVSLELLFSKLASSDLWKYARQEQVHTELKKWKTRLLEIREVLDDAEDKQITKQHVKAWLAHLRDLAYDVEDVLDEFGYQVMRRKLVAEGDAASTSKVRKFIPTCCTTFTPIQAMRNVKLGSKIEDITRRLEEISAQKAELGLEKLRVQIEGARAATQSPTPPPPLVFKPGVYGRDEDKTKILAMLNDESLGGNLSVVSIVAMGGMGKTTLAGLVYDDEETSKHFALKAWVCVSDQFHVETITRAVLQDIAPGNNDSLAFHQIQRKLRDETKGKRFLIVLDDLWNEKYDQWDSLRSPLLEGAPGSKILVTTRNLNVATMMGGDKNFYELKHLSDDDCWLVFQKHAFENRNVNEHPNLALIGKEIVQKCGGLPLAAKALGGLLRSEHREDKWNIILASKIWNLPGDKCGILPALRLSYNHLPSHLKRCFAYCALFPQDYEFKKEELILLWMAEGLIQQSNEDEKMEDLGDDYFCELLSRSFFQSSSSNKSQFVMHDLMNDLANSIAGDTCLHLDDELWNDLQRPIYENTRHSSFIRHKYDIFKKFERFDKKERLRTFIALPIDEPARFVPFISNKVLEELIPRLGHLRVLSLAYYKISEIPDSFGKLKHLRYLNLSYTSIKWLPDSIGNLFYLQILKLSYCKELIRLPISIGNLINLRHLDVAGAIRLQEIPVQIGKLRDLRILSNFIVDKNNGLTIKELKDMSHLRRELCISKLENVVNIQDARDADLKLKRNLESLIMQWSSELDGSGNERNQMDVLDSLQPCLNLNKLCIKWYGGPEFPRWIGDALFSKMVDLSLIDCRKCTSLPCLGQLPSLKQLMIQGMVGVKKVGAEFYGETRVSAGKFFPSLESLHFNSMSEWEHWEDWSSSTESLFPCLHKLTIEDCPKLIMKLPTYLPSLTKLSVLFCPKLESPLSRLPLLKELQVRECNEAVLSSGNDLTSLTKLTISGISGLIKLHEGFVQFLQGLRVLKVSECEELVYLWEDGFGSENSLSLEIRDCDQLVSLGCNLQSLEIIKCDKLERLPNVWQSLTCLEELRIRDCPKLASFPDVGFPPMLRNLILDNCEGLKCLPDGMMLKMRNDSTDSNNLCLLEKLVIYRCPPLICFPKGQLPTTLKSLSILCCENLKSLPEGMMHCNSIATTSTMDMCALEYLSLYMCPSMIGFPRGRLPITLKELHISDCEKLESLPEGIMHYDSTYAAALKELEISVCPSLTSFPRGKFPSTLELLHIWDCEHLESISEEMFHSTNSSLQSLILGRYPNLKTLPGCLNTLTYLCIEDFENLELLLPQIKNLTRLTALEICNCKNIKTPLSQWGLSRLTSLKDLRISGMFPDATSFSDDPHSILFPTTLTSLTLSEFQNLESLASLSLQTLTSLERLEIESCPKLRSILPREGLLPDTLSQLHAWRCPHLTQRYSKEEGDDWPKIAH, encoded by the coding sequence ATGGAAGTTGTTGGAGAGGTTGTTCTTTCTGTGTCCCTTGAACTCTTGTTCAGCAAACTGGCCTCCTCTGATTTGTGGAAGTACGCACGCCAAGAGCAAGTCCACACCGAGCTCAAGAAATGGAAGACAAGACTGTTGGAGATTCGGGAAGTGCTCGACGATGCTGAGGACAAGCAGATCACTAAGCAGCACGTGAAAGCATGGCTCGCACATCTCAGGGATTTGGCTTATGATGTGGAGGACGTCTTGGACGAGTTTGGCTACCAAGTGATGAGAAGAAAGTTGGTGGCGGAGGGTGATGCGGCCAGCACAAGCAAGGTACGCAAATTCATCCCTACTTGTTGTACTACTTTCACTCCAATTCAGGCTATGCGGAATGTTAAGCTGGGGTCCAAGATAGAGGACATCACTCGCCGATTAGAAGAAATTTCAGCTCAGAAGGCTGAGCTCGGTTTGGAAAAGCTCAGAGTGCAGATCGAAGGCGCCAGAGCAGCTACTCAAAGCCCAACCCCTCCACCACCTTTGGTATTCAAACCTGGGGTATACGGCAGGGATGAAGATAAAACCAAGATACTAGCCATGCTTAATGATGAATCCCTCGGTGGCAATCTGTCTGTAGTCTCGATCGTGGCCATGGGTGGGATGGGAAAAACTACGCTGGCAGGTCTAGTGTACGATGATGAGGAGACATCCAAACATTTTGCTTTAAAAGCTTGGGTTTGTGTGTCTGATCAATTTCATGTGGAGACCATAACCAGGGCAGTTTTACAGGACATTGCTCCAGGCAACAATGATTCGCTGGCCTTTCATCAAATTCAACGCAAACTGAGGGACGAAACCAAGGGAAAAAGATTTTTGATAGTTCTTGACGATTTGTGGAATGAGAAATATGATCAATGGGACAGCCTACGCTCCCCTCTCTTGGAGGGAGCACCGGGAAGCAAGATCCTCGTCACCACTCGCAATCTGAATGTTGCTACTATGAtgggaggagataaaaacttttatgagCTAAAACATTTGTCTGATGATGATTGTTGGTTGGTGTTTCAAAAACATGCTTTTGAAAACAGAAATGTCAATGAGCATCCGAACTTGGCATTGATCGGAAAGGAAATTGTACAGAAATGTGGAGGCCTGCCCTTGGCAGCAAAAGCGCTTGGTGGTCTTCTGCGCAGTGAACACAGAGAAGATAAGTGGAATATTATACTAGCTAGCAAAATATGGAATTTACCTGGTGATAAGTGTGGTATTCTTCCTGCGTTGAGATTGAGCTACAATCATCTCCCTTCACATTTAAAAAGGTGTTTCGCTTATTGCGCATTATTTCCCCAAGATTATGAGTTTAAGAAGGAAGAGCTAATCCTCTTGTGGATGGCGGAGGGGTTAATTCAACAATCAAATGAGGATGAGAAAATGGAAGATCTTGGTGATGATTATTTTTGTGAACTATTGTCAAGGTCATTTTTCCAATCGTCGAGCAGCAATAAATCACAATTCGTTATGCATGATCTTATGAACGATCTAGCTAATTCTATTGCTGGAGACACATGCTTGCATTTGGATGATGAGTTGTGGAATGATTTGCAACGCCCCATTTATGAAAATACTCGTCATTCATCATTCATCCGTCATAAATatgatatctttaaaaaatttgaaaggttTGATAAGAAAGAGCGCTTGCGCACATTCATAGCTTTGCCGATTGATGAACCAGCACGATTTGTTCCCTTCATAAGTAATAAGGTGCTTGAAGAATTGATACCAAGGTTAGGGCACTTAAGGGTGCTCTCATTGGCTTATTACAAGATAAGTGAGATACCAGATTCATTTGGTAAGTTGAAACATTTGAGATACCTTAATTTGTCCTATACCAGTATAAAATGGTTACCAGATTCAATTGGTAATCTTTTTTACCTTCAGATATTGAAATTATCATACTGTAAAGAGCTTATCAGGTTGCCTATTAGCATCGGTAACCTAATCAATCTTCGACATCTTGATGTTGCTGGTGCAATAAGATTACAAGAAATACCTGTACAAATTGGCAAACTAAGAGATTTGCGGATATTGTCTAATTTCATTGTGGACAAAAACAACGGTTTGACAATCAAGGAGTTGAAGGACATGTCACATCTGCGAAGAGAACTTTGCATTTCGAAATTGGAAAATGTGGTGAATATTCAAGATGCAAGGGATGCCGATTTAAAATTGAAGCGTAACCTTGAAAGCTTGATAATGCAGTGGAGTTCTGAGCTGGATGGTTCAGGGAATGAAAGGAATCAAATGGATGTCCTTGACTCTCTACAACCTTGTTTGAATCTGAACAAACTCTGCATTAAGTGGTATGGTGGTCCAGAATTCCCACGTTGGATAGGGGATGCCTTGTTCTCTAAGATGGTGGATCTAAGTCTCATAGATTGCAGAAAGTGCACGTCTTTACCATGCTTGGGGCAGTTGCCATCACTCAAACAGTTGATGATCCAAGGAATGGTTGGAGTAAAAAAAGTGGGTGCAGAGTTTTATGGAGAGACTCGTGTTTCTGCAGGTAAGTTTTTCCCATCACTAGAGTCTCTACATTTTAATAGCATGTCAGAATGGGAGCACTGGGAGGATTGGTCTTCCTCAACAGAGTCATTATTCCCTTGCCTCCATAAGCTTACAATTGAGGATTGCCCCAAATTGATTATGAAACTACCCACTTACCTACCTTCTCTTACAAAGCTCTCTGTTCTCTTTTGTCCAAAATTGGAGTCTCCACTTTCAAGACTTCCACTGCTGAAGGAATTACAAGTAAGAGAATGTAATGAGGCGGTCTTGAGCAGTGGAAATGACCTCACCTCACTCACCAAGTTAACAATTTCTGGGATTTCAGGCCTTATCAAATTGCATGAAGGATTTGTGCAATTTTTGCAAGGGCTTCGGGTTTTGAAAGTATCGGAATGTGAAGAACTCGTATATTTGTGGGAGGATGGTTTTGGATCGGAAAACTCTCTTTCTCTTGAGATTAGAGATTGTGATCAACTTGTATCCTTGGGATGCAATCTTCAGTCTTTGGAAATAATTAAATGTGATAAACTAGAGAGGCTTCCAAATGTATGGCAGAGTCTAACATGCCTTGAAGAATTGAGAATCAGGGATTGTCCAAAGCTAGCGTCATTTCCAGATGTAGGTTTCCCACCAATGCTGAGAAATCTTATTCTTGACAATTGTGAAGGTCTAAAGTGTCTACCTGATGGCATGATGTTGAAGATGAGGAACGACAGTACTGACAGCAACAACTTGTGTCTCCTTGAAAAGCTAGTGATATACAGATGTCCACCTCTCATTTGCTTTCCAAAAGGGCAATTACCCACCACCCTTAAGAGTCTAAGCATATTGTGTTGTGAAAATCTAAAGTCTCTTCCAGAAGGAATGATGCACTGCAATTCCATCGCCACCACCAGCACCATGGACATGTGTGCCCTTGAATACTTAAGTCTATATATGTGTCCCTCTATGATTGGTTTTCCGAGAGGTAGGTTACCCATCACTCTCAAGGAACTCCACATAAGTGATTGTGAAAAGCTGGAGTCTCTACCAGAGGGAATAATGCACTACGATTCCACATATGCTGCTGCTCTCAAGGAACTTGAAATAAGTGTTTGTCCATCTCTCACATCCTTCCCAAGAGGCAAGTTTCCCTCCACCCTTGAGCTACTTCACATTTGGGATTGTGAACACCTCGAGTCAATTTCAGAGGAGATGTTTCACTCTACTAATAGTTCACTTCAATCTTTAATCCTCGGGAGGTATCCTAATCTCAAAACCCTACCAGGTTGCCTCAACACCCTCACATATCTATGTattgaagattttgaaaatctgGAATTGTTGCTTCCTCAGATAAAAAACCTCACTCGTCTTACAGCACTCGAGATCTGTAACTGCAAGAATATCAAGACCCCCCTATCCCAATGGGGCCTTTCCAGACTCACCTCTCTTAAAGACCTCCGGATTAGTGGCATGTTTCCAGATGCAACTTCCTTTTCGGATGACCCCCACTCGATTCTTTTTCCTACAACTCTCACCTCCCTTACCCTTTCAGAATTCCAGAATCTGGAATCCCTAGCCTCCCTGTCTCTCCAAACCCTCACCTCTCTTGAACGGCTAGAAATCGAAAGTTGCCCTAAGCTCCGGTCGATTTTGCCAAGGGAAGGACTATTGCCTGACACCCTTTCTCAACTGCATGCGTGGCGTTGCCCACATCTAACACAAAGGTACTCGAAGGAGGAAGGAGATGATTGGCCCAAGATTGCCCAC